A stretch of DNA from Excalfactoria chinensis isolate bCotChi1 chromosome 19, bCotChi1.hap2, whole genome shotgun sequence:
CAACAGTGGGCACATCCTCTTCTGAGCCAACGCTGAGCATCACTGGGACAAAATGGTGGCTGAGCCCACCCCACTGCCTGAGCCAAGGGGTCCCCGGATCCCCAGACCCAGCGCCATGGACAGCAGCAATGAGGCTGGGATGGAGGGTCCCTTATAGCCAGGTGGGCTGTGGTTCAGCCGTAAGAACACCTATAAGCCATGGACACTGCGAACACACCATTTCTGTTAACTTTCAGGATTCTTTTTACAAGCCAggactgttttttttattaatccTATATTGTTTTTCCATGATCAGGCAGAGAACTGCCTTACTGATGGGTGCTCTGGCGCTTCAATGGTTTTAAATGAGCAACTGAGACTGATTTTGGTTAAAACAAGAAGAGACTTTTGGACATAACCATAGGTTTATGTCTCTATAAACATGGGTTTACAGTCTCAGGTGGCTACTGGGGCCCTGCTGCCCCATATGTGGGGCCAGTGGGATGCGGAGCCCAGGCCAAGCCCAGCTCTGAGTGCGCTCTGAACAAAATGGTGTGGTTTTGAGGAGGAGGTAGAGATTTTTGGTGaaggaacagggaaaaaaaggagctaTGAGACAGTACAgaggggctggagggcagcaggggATGGTCAGGGTGGATTCTCTGCTGTCTAATAAGGGTTGCTCATCCCTCGTGAGCAGGGCAAGTGTCTCTCTGCAGTAGTACTGAGTCCTGTATCCCCTTCAGTCCTATTCTGATTTGAGATCTTGGAgcctttgggtttgttttctgtgacatTTGTGAATAAACCCTCCCTGCACAGACACGGGACACACACGCAGCTCAAAATCTCAGGGGATTTTCTGATGTTGCCAAAGAGACGAGgctgcagtgtttcattttgaataagGTGGTAATGATGCAGCATCACCTGCAGCTTTTCAGGGGCCTGGAGACCTGACGGTGAATAAAATGAACCTCCGGATTCACACTGCTGCCATTCCCCTCTGTTTTCATGTCAGGCTGTTGTATATGTATTAAAacctgattctgtgatttccagaAGGTCTGTACTGAAGCTGGGGCTGGAGCGGGCATTGCTTGCTTTGTCCATGCAGGAGGGTTGGGGCTGGTTTCTGGAACTATCTcccccaaaagaaaacaagcgATGTGTGCTCCccttgtttgctttccttcatgCCATGACATGCCGAGGCATCCCACACATGCTGCCCATTGGCCGGGTGCTGTTTTGCCTGTGGAGATGGTGTTGCAATGTTTGTACGTCGCtccggctgcagctcctgcaccccATGAGGTGCAGGGTGAGGGGTTGGAGATGCACCTTGAGCTGTGTCACCATCCTCTCAGTGTCACAAggctccttttctcctcctgggCTGCTTGTAGGACATGCCAGGCGACCTCCACGCATTCTGCAGCCCTGGGAAATAGCAAATAGCTGAGATTCTTGCATTTCCTCCCCCAAAATGACACTGGGCTAATCCACAGGAACCTCAGCAGGGAGACGATGGTGCCCCCCACAGCAAGGATGCCCCAGGCTCACCAGAGCCTTTTCCAGCCCCACAGTGCTGGCAGATTTCCTTTTGCAAGCCCTCGTTTTGCACTGAAGCCTATGAGGGGCAGCAGATTCCTGTGGTGCCCACTCACTCATTGCTGTGCCCATCGTTCCTTCCCTACAGCTCCTGGAGCTGTGCCACTCATGGAggagctcagcttcttactcacagagcacagagcaagaAACCCCAAAGGAACACATGCGAAGGAACCCCTCTTCATGATCCTTTTTTTTACAGGATAAGACTTGGGGTGATTTGCAGGTAGGCCTCCATGTCACCACCTGCAGGGGAGTGCGGGGGTGGTGAGAAGGGGGGCAACCCccccttgctttctttttgggGTTCTGAGAGGCATGGGGTGCTGAGGGGCTGCCCTCTATTCCCGGGGACTGTCCCACCCAATGGGACACAGAGGAGGAGCAGTGCTCCTGGAGGAGGAGCAGGCACTGAAGGGTTAACAGGGAGTGTTTGCAGCCAGTCCCTTATCACCAAGGAGAAGAGAACAGCTcttgggaaagaaacaaaacacccaCTGCCCAGGAAGGCAATttctgctgccccacagccctggACCCCAGCAGTGCTCCAGCACCCCGCTGTCACCCTCCTGGTGGTACAGAGCACGCAGTGagtggggtggggaggtgggCTGGGGTGTCTCCTCACATCCCCACCACCCTTTTCCCCTCGCCTCTTCCCAGTTTGGGGTCTTATGGCACAATGGGGACGCCGGGAGCAGCGGTGCGGAGCATCCGCCCCTATGGATCCAGCCAGCAGTACCTGTATGCCATGAAGGAGGACTTGGCcgagtggctgaaggagctctATGAGCTGGACATCGAGGTGAGCACCTTCTTGGAGGTGCTGGAGACGGGGACTGTGCTCTGCTCCCACGCCAACCACATCACTCGTGTGGCTGAGGACTTCGCTCACGCCAGCCccagtgcagcccagcaccTCCACCTGCCCACCGCTGGCGTCAGCTGcaacccagcagcacagccaggcacCTTCCAGGCCAGGGACAACATCTCCAACTTCATCCAGTGGTGCAGGAAGGAGATGGATATCAACGGTAAGACCCaatgctccagcagcaccatccTGGCATCACTCTTGGTGATTTCCTGTGTCCCCAAAGCTGGTACCACCCCAGCACTGGGATCTCTGCACCAAGCTGGGCTTGAACAAGCTTCTATGGGCTCAACATTTGGGGTTGGGACTGAAAAGGGCATGgtgctgtgcatggccatcATGGCCATGAGGACACCAGGAACCGTCCTGGCTCTGAGCAGAGTGTCCCCAAATCCCCACTGACAGCAGTGCCATGAGGTGAAATGCCCTCAGCTCACCCAGCCAGTGGGGTGGGACTCTGGGACACTGTAAAACATCACGGCAAGCACGGATACATCTTTGTATGTAGATGCTCAAGGGGAAGGGTTTTCCTCTATGAATTTAACCCTCTCCTTTTTTGGACCCCTGCCCTGCCCCAGACGTCCTGATGTTCGAGACGGAGGACCTGGTGCTGAGGAAGAACGAGAAGAACTTTGTGCTGTGCCTGCTCGAGTTGGCACGCCGTGCTGCTCGCTTCGGCATGTGTGCCCCCACCCTGGTGCAGATGGAAGAGGAGATCGAGGAGGAGCTCCGCCAAGAGATGGACCTGCCTCCTGCAGACACCCCCCCATCCCGTCCCCCCAAGAAACCTCGGGACCTCCACAACCTTGACCAGATGGTAAAGGggggtgggaatggggatggggataagggggatggggttggggatgATGGAGAGGTGGTGATGGGGTTGATGGAGACAATGGGAGTGGGGGTTAGGATGATGGGAATGGAGATGGTGGGGATAGCCATGAGCCCTGGTGCAGACTCATCCTGTTGTCCACAGGTCCAGCACCTGGTGAGCCGCTGTACCTGCCCTGTCCAGTTCCCCATGATCAAAGTATCCGATGGGAAATACCGTGTGGGTGGCTCCGACACCCTCATCTTCGTTCGGGTGAGTCTGCTGCATCTCATGCACCCAGGGCACAGACAGCAGGAGTCCTACTTTGCTCCCATAAAGCCTCTTCCCTATATTCATCTGCCAAATGGGGCCAGTGTGGGGTTTTTGAGCATTACCCAATGGGATCAGTGGAAGGGAGGTTCCCACAAGGCCATCCTGACTCTCACTGGGTTGACAATACAAGCAGTAGGACAGCAGTGGGATCTGAGCCCCCCGTGCTTCATTGGCGTGGGGCAAAGCAGGGCTGACATTGTGTGGCTTTGGGTGCAGATCCTGCGGGAGCACGTCATGGTGAGGGTCGGGGGCGGCTGGGACACACTGGAGCACTACTTGGACAAGCACGACCCGTGCCGCTGCACCTCGCTCTGTGAGTGccctcacccccagccctgGCTATGATGGTGGAAAGGGAGAAGGGTGCATTGTTTGCattgtttgctgctttttgggggttttgttgGTTCCTTTTGGGGGTTTTGTCTGTGCTTTTGGGGGTGCTTGTTGGTGCTTGTCGGGGTGTTTGCAGGGGCAGGAGATCTAATCCTGATGCTTTACTGATAAATCTCCGCTTTGGGTGAATGGCTTTTGCTGGGTGGCTCCGGTGGCCGCTAGAGGTCATGGCAGACTTTTGGAAGGAGAGGGACCATTACAAGGCCAAAGCTCCTTTAGCGTGGAATTCAGCCCTGCAGGAGCGCCCCATACTAACAACACAGGGTGGGGGGCTCTGGGCTCCATGAGGCTGCGTTCTGCAATGGAAGGGGTCCCTACTGAGCTCTgtccttccctgcagcccaCAAACAGCTCTCCAGGACCAGACCCCCCCAGCAGCCGGTGCAACATGAAGTACGGCTCTGTGCAGCCCCCTCAGCCCCCGGCCATGCAAACCCCACTCTGCTGGTCAGCCGCTCACAGAGCCCACTGCCCCCCATCACCTGGGCACCCCACGGCCACCGCCAGCATCCCTGGACCCACACCAACCCCAGCCCCCGCCAGGAGCCGGGGCAGCCCCAGAGGGTCCCTTCGTGCAGGTGAGGCTCTGAGTGGCTTTGTACCCTAAACTGCCTCCTTTTCTAGTGCTTTTTCTCCCGTTTCTGTAACTGATGTGGGGCTGGATGTGAGGTCTCTCTCTTCTTCGGGCTCTTTCTGATTGCAGGACACCAACACCGAGGTCACCTGCTAGAACCATCTCCCCCGGGCATGGGGCTGCACAGCGGGCACCCACCCCATCCCGGGGCACTGTAGGGACCCCCAAGGAGCCACATGGGAACCccccaaaggcagcagcacagaacagaggcaCAGCCCCCAGTGCCCACCCGGCACCACCACGTCCCAAAAGCACTCAGCAAGGAGGTGGCTCATCCAGGGCAGCTTCCAGGCATGTAGGGGTACCCACCTCTGTGACACCCCgagcccacagccccatcaAGACCTGTGCCTCCAGTCTGCAGCAGGATGCCCACAggacagagcagggcaggaaaaGCCCCAGGGAAGGGAACTGGAGAACCCTTGGACGTAGCCATCCATCATCACACCCAAATTCCCTGAATCAACCTCCAAAGCAGGACAGCAATGTTAAAACCCCTAAGAAAACCAGCTCAGCCATCTGCCGGCCCCCCACCCCTCTGAGCCATTTTGCAAATGGGTGTGAGAGCTGTCCTGGTGGGGAGAGACCCCAGTGTCCTCCCCCGAGCCCATTGCCTAGGGATGATGAGAGCCCTGCAGTGCCAAGGAGGGTCTGCAGCCACGACACGGACATCTCAGGGCTGAGGGGGAGCTGGGGACACTCTCAGTCCCCTGACTATGGGAAGGTGCTGGAGGAGCTCACCCGCAACCGTCGGCCCCTGCGTCCTGTGGGGATGGGCAACAGCATGTCCTCAAAGCCCTCAGCCACACAGTGTGCCAATATCCCAGCTGGGGGGTCCATGGAGGGGCCAGCTGTGGGCGAGCAGACCACGCGGAGCACTGTGCCCAAAGCCCGGCGGTGCCTGAAGAAACCCGAGCGTGTGCCCTCCATCTACAAGCTGAAGCTGCGCCCCAAGGTGCGTCCACGAAGGGACCACCGGCCTGGGAAGAGTCCCTCACGCATCCCCACCCCACTGGGGCAGCGCCTGCCCCGTACCCGGGGCCAGCATCGCCCTACAGCCCTCCCAAAGTCCCCACAGCCCAGGGATGCCAAGCCCTCATTGAATGACAGCAGCGCGTGGCTCACTGAGGATGATGAGGAGGCATGGGTCTGAGCCATGCCCATTGGTTTGGGTCAGGATTGGACCTACCCATTGTCAGAGCCGTGGTGCCAAAGTTGTGATGCTCATCCCCTTATCTGGCATTCAACCAAGCCAACTACCCCCCTCTTCAGTCTTCCCCATCTGCATAATGGAACCAACGATGCTCATGCCTCACCCAAAGTCCCACCCAACGccatgggctgctcagggcaggGGGACACATGAGTACCATGTCAATGCTATTGTCAGACTGCTGTGTTGGCATTTCCATGGCTGGGGGCTGTTCCAGCAAGGATGGAGCCCATAGAGTTGGTCACTGCCCCACCAAGACAATGGCCATTGGTACTCATACAATAGAGCTCTCCCAAAGACTTCTGTACCAGCGGCTCTTCTGGCTGGGTGATGGAAGAAGACCCAAAGGACTTTGGGGCCATGGTGGAGCTGTGGGATCTGGCACCACGAGCAAAGAGCAGCGAGGCGAGTACAGAACAAAGGGGACAGACCTGATTTTAATTGGGTTCCAAATAAAGGGGCGCAGGGTGGTGTGGACACCTGGGGATCTCCAACAAGAAGTCCACAGGGAAGAGAATGCACCACAACGCTCACCAAAgtggaaggagaggagaagcaTCCTCATCAGCGCTGCACCCAACCCCATGTCACCACTTGGTCACGATATATTGGGgcagaaaatgacattttccttcccatttcccTTGGGGACAGCTGGGGACATCCTCAGCCCCCCCAGGATGGGAGAGGGTTAATTCTGCAGTAGGCATAGATCCAGGTAGGAAACCCACGGCGATGGCTGGCGAGTGGTAACACTTCATACTAAGGGTTTGTTTATGGGGAGGACGATGGAGCTCCATTACTGCTGTGGATGGGGATGTCCTGGCCCCTGTTGGCTGCCAGCCCCCTGCCCACGTTTTTGGGGAGTGGGGTAATGCTGCCAAAGCGGTGAGAGTCATTATTACTGATACAACTTTTCTGTCTATAAAATACAGTATAATATAACAATTAtatttataactttttttttttttttcttcaaaatactaAATAGATGCTATAAAAACCTGTAACTAATTGTGCTATAAACTGCAGGCTACAGGGTCGTAACAAACAATGTATTGGCTTGGTCACTGATATGTGTATGTCGGAGTACTGTATAAATGCTTTATTAGTGGCATTTACCAAGGAGTTTCCTTCTCAAACCATTTGGAGGGGTAAAGCCAGCAAGAGGCCAAAATATGGGTCGTGTGTGCTGATAAACCCCAAAGAGATGCACAGAGGGTTTGCTGTGGGGATGATGGGGGCTGCTGCCTTCAATGGCCACACTCATCCTCCCCCCCAGCTCTTGGCCACAGTCTCCCTCCTGCCAACTTTcctggttttggttttcctgtattttgttttgggaTGCAAGGGAATGATGGGTTTTAGTTCCCAAGGTGGCTGCTAGGATTGGGGACCAGTGGTGGGGACGTGGGGACTGATGGCAGGGATAGAGTGGGGGCCGATGGCAGAGGTGCAGGGCTGCGCTGAATGCCATGGATTGGAGCTCAGTGAGGGGGGACTCTTAATAGAAAGTGTTACCAGGATAGCAGGGAAGCTCCTGGGAAGTAGAAGCTGTGAGTGGGAGGAGATAGTGGGTTTTGGTTGGTTCCTGCTTTAGTGTCCCCCATAACACAGAGGGACAACCCACAGACCCCTGTGCCAATTGTGCCCCAGCAACCACTGTGCCAGGCTCCAGAACAGGTGTGGATGACCTGACAGTGTGAGCAAGCCAAAAGATGaactcaaagaaaataaagaaagggaaaaaaggctCACTTTCCCATTAGGAGTGTGcatagaatgaagaaaaaaaggatggaAATGTACCTCCAGCTCCCTATTGCTTTGGAGACTGCCTTTGCATGGGAACCATCTCCAtttggatggatggatggatggatggatggatggatggatggatggatggatggatggatggatggatggatggatggatgccgCCTTCCCCTGGGGGAGGCCCTGCTGGGGCCAAATCCACCGTGGATCTATATTTGAGATGCTGAGCTGTGTCCAGTGTTCATGGCAGCAGCTTTGCCCCTGAAACCAAGGGTATGTCCTGCACAGcctctgtggggctggggcaTATGGGGTGAGGATGAGGTTTGGAGGGAAGGGAGCTGGTAGGAGTGGAAAGAGCACTTTTGGGGAAGGGAAATCAAATCGGACTGGCCAGGATGAGCACAGATCAGCAAGAACCCATGGAGGCAATGCAGTGAGGAACCCTAGTGTGGGGATGTGAGGTCTGTGGGACAGCGTGGCTGCCCACAAGAGGCTCTGTtgtgcagagaagcagagcccaTTGGGACTCAATGGACAACTGTAGAATCTCCACCCTGGTCCAACCCAACGGCGGTCACTGCGTCCCTAGAAGTCATTGTAGGGAAGAGACAATTGAGGTGTCCCCAGTGCAGCATCACCCCAATGGAAACGGGTGTCCTGTGGGGTCGGGGTGGCGTGGGGGGCTCACATGATGGTGCATCGGTTCCTGCGCAGTGCCCCCTGGAAGCGAATGGTGGTGTGGACGTGCTTGCAGCGGGCACAGCCCACACTCTTGAGGAGCTcactgaagagcagcaggatgtgCCAGTTGTACTTGGCCGAGCACTCGATGTAGCCGCACTTCCACGTCTTCTTCACCAGGTTGGAGACGTTCCAGCGCGGGATCACCCGGCCCCGTTGCAGGTCCCGCTTGTTGCCCACGATGATGATGGGGGTCTCCGAGGTGCCGATGACCCTGGGATGGGTGGGAGGGCAGCACCACGCAGCCACGGACAGCCCCCATCTGTCCCACCCATCCCAAAATGGCACCAATAGAGCCACGTGCCGCCATCACCCTGTCCACCATCATGGGCTGCCTCTCACCACGTCCCCTTGTCCCTCTTCTTGGCCACCCACTCAAGTGTGATCCACACTACCTCAAGCTGCTTTCCCAACCCCATCCACCCTTGAGTCCATTTTGCTGTCGTATCACAGCTCTCCGCCATCccttccccacagccccaccagGAGCACGCACCCGCTGGCAAATGGCCCCTACCTTGTTTCCAGGATCTGCTGGCGGATGGTTTTGATGTACTCGAAGCTGTCAAAGCAACAGATGTCATAGACCAGGATGTAGGCATGGACGCTCCGGAGCCCCCTGCAACACACGTCTGCCCACTCCTGCAAGGTGTAGAGAGGGATCAATCCTGGTTGATGCCCGCATCGCTTTGGGACCAGGGATGTTTGCAGGGGAAAACAAGTTTATAGGATCCACCACTGAACATCCAACATGTACGTAGGACACCTGACCAAGTGTACAGTGTTGTGCATTCCACACTTTCCATCCCCAAAACCCCAGCCCCCATCTCACCTCTGCCCTGCCGTGTCCCTGTGATTCCTCTTCATTAACCCAGGGGAAGGATAATGGGATTTGCCAGCCCGCAGGGTTAATTGAGTACGTGAGCATCATCTGCCATGTCAGTCAATGACCCCGCTGCTATTCTGGTCCATCTCCCACTGACCTTCCATTTCCTGGACATTATGTGTAATATTTAAACCTCCCTGAGCCCCtcacctcctgccccatggctttagggcagcagtgcagggatTTGTGACCCACGGTGATGTAATTATACCAATTAAAAACCCAACAGCCCATCCCCTGCAGACGTGCAGCCTTCAAATCCCTTTTTATCCCTATAAGGATGGGTCAGTGCTGATGGCTGAGCTCAAGGCACCACCAGGACAAATCCAGTggtgagggctgtgctgggatggaaCCAAGGTTAATCATGAGCCCAAGGGTTACAGAGGAAAATGGATCTGATAggttgatggttgaactagatgatcttagtggagttttccaaccttaatgattctatggtctgTGAAAATGGCTTTTTCCCAAAGGGCTTAGAGGAACCACAGTTAGACACAGCGTAACCCTGACCCCATGGCAGCACTGGGTGTTGGGTGATGGGCATCCAAATGTGTTGGCTCCATGAGCCCTTCACTCAGGGACAAGAGATGAGACCCCATCCCCAGGGTTGGCCAACATTTGAGGCTGAAAATCTGCCGAAGAAACAACACTTCATCCCAACCTCAACACGATCCTCAGCATTTAGGAATCAAATCCCCATAGCGGGAAGCCCCACTCTGTGCCCCTTACCTGCAGGGTGTTGACGGG
This window harbors:
- the GAS2L2 gene encoding GAS2-like protein 2, translated to MGTPGAAVRSIRPYGSSQQYLYAMKEDLAEWLKELYELDIEVSTFLEVLETGTVLCSHANHITRVAEDFAHASPSAAQHLHLPTAGVSCNPAAQPGTFQARDNISNFIQWCRKEMDINDVLMFETEDLVLRKNEKNFVLCLLELARRAARFGMCAPTLVQMEEEIEEELRQEMDLPPADTPPSRPPKKPRDLHNLDQMVQHLVSRCTCPVQFPMIKVSDGKYRVGGSDTLIFVRILREHVMVRVGGGWDTLEHYLDKHDPCRCTSLSHKQLSRTRPPQQPVQHEVRLCAAPSAPGHANPTLLVSRSQSPLPPITWAPHGHRQHPWTHTNPSPRQEPGQPQRVPSCRTPTPRSPARTISPGHGAAQRAPTPSRGTVGTPKEPHGNPPKAAAQNRGTAPSAHPAPPRPKSTQQGGGSSRAASRHVGVPTSVTPRAHSPIKTCASSLQQDAHRTEQGRKSPREGNWRTLGRSHPSSHPNSLNQPPKQDSNVKTPKKTSSAICRPPTPLSHFANGCESCPGGERPQCPPPSPLPRDDESPAVPRRVCSHDTDISGLRGSWGHSQSPDYGKVLEELTRNRRPLRPVGMGNSMSSKPSATQCANIPAGGSMEGPAVGEQTTRSTVPKARRCLKKPERVPSIYKLKLRPKVRPRRDHRPGKSPSRIPTPLGQRLPRTRGQHRPTALPKSPQPRDAKPSLNDSSAWLTEDDEEAWV
- the RASL10B gene encoding ras-like protein family member 10B gives rise to the protein MVATFKIAVLGAQGVGKSAIVRQFLYNEFSEVCVPTTARRVYLPAVVMNGHVHDLQIMDFPPIPAFPVNTLQEWADVCCRGLRSVHAYILVYDICCFDSFEYIKTIRQQILETRVIGTSETPIIIVGNKRDLQRGRVIPRWNVSNLVKKTWKCGYIECSAKYNWHILLLFSELLKSVGCARCKHVHTTIRFQGALRRNRCTIM